One Mesorhizobium sp. L-2-11 genomic region harbors:
- the lpxB gene encoding lipid-A-disaccharide synthase, translating into MATERPLKIAIVAGEESGDLLGADIVEALKRATGREVRLVGIGGRHLQALGLTPLFDGGEIALMGLSAILRDLPRLIRRISQTAGAVANEKPDCLITIDSPDFSLRVAKKVRAADPAIPIVHYVCPSVWAWRPGRAVAMKPYVDHVLCILPFEVRELARLGGPTGTYVGHRLSHDPGVLGAAKAQSLPRDLSDDRVKTLLVLPGSRRGEVRRLAGPFGKTISILRARGHRLRLLLPTVPHVADLVRASVASWDEKPEIILDSERKWQAIGKADAALIASGTVSLELALSGVPMISCYRLDPVMRIAQRLITVWSASLPNLIADRAIVPESYNEYVRPHYLARQLEALFSNTPYRAWQKDGFAEVARRMAVDRPSGDIAAGVVMRCIKGANRE; encoded by the coding sequence ATGGCGACTGAGCGACCGCTGAAGATAGCCATCGTTGCCGGAGAGGAATCGGGCGATCTGCTTGGCGCCGACATCGTAGAGGCGCTCAAGCGCGCCACCGGCCGCGAGGTCCGGCTCGTCGGCATCGGCGGCCGGCATTTGCAGGCGCTCGGCCTCACGCCGCTGTTCGACGGCGGCGAGATCGCGCTGATGGGATTGAGCGCCATCCTGCGCGATCTGCCGCGCTTGATACGACGGATCAGCCAGACGGCCGGTGCGGTGGCCAACGAAAAGCCCGACTGCCTCATCACCATCGACAGCCCTGATTTTTCGCTGCGCGTGGCGAAAAAGGTGCGTGCCGCCGATCCGGCAATCCCGATCGTCCACTATGTCTGCCCGAGCGTCTGGGCATGGCGGCCGGGCAGGGCGGTGGCGATGAAACCGTATGTCGACCACGTCCTCTGCATCCTGCCTTTCGAAGTGAGGGAGCTCGCCCGCCTCGGCGGTCCGACCGGCACCTATGTCGGCCATCGCCTTTCCCACGATCCGGGCGTGCTCGGCGCCGCCAAGGCGCAAAGCCTGCCGCGCGATCTGTCCGATGATCGTGTGAAGACGCTGCTTGTGCTGCCCGGCTCGCGTCGCGGCGAGGTGCGACGGCTGGCCGGCCCGTTCGGCAAGACGATCTCGATCCTGCGTGCGCGCGGACACCGCTTGCGCCTGCTGTTGCCGACGGTGCCGCATGTCGCCGACCTGGTCAGGGCTTCGGTGGCAAGCTGGGACGAGAAGCCGGAGATCATCCTTGATTCCGAGCGCAAATGGCAGGCCATCGGCAAGGCCGATGCAGCGCTGATCGCATCGGGAACGGTGTCGCTGGAATTGGCTCTGTCGGGTGTGCCGATGATCTCCTGCTACCGGCTCGATCCGGTCATGCGGATAGCCCAACGCCTGATCACCGTATGGAGCGCCTCCTTGCCCAATCTCATCGCCGACCGCGCGATCGTGCCGGAAAGCTACAACGAATATGTGCGACCGCATTATCTGGCGCGGCAGTTGGAGGCGCTGTTTTCCAACACCCCCTATCGCGCATGGCAGAAGGACGGTTTTGCCGAGGTGGCCAGACGCATGGCCGTCGACAGACCGTCCGGCGACATCGCTGCGGGGGTCGTGATGAGGTGTATCAAAGGAGCGAATAGGGAGTAG
- the gltA gene encoding citrate synthase has protein sequence MSEAATKMEYGGKTHASTAKLEFGGKTHELKVRSGSVGPDVIDIGSLYSTTGAFTYDPGFTSTASCESEITFIDGDAGILLHRGYPIDQLAEHGDFLEVCYLLLYGELPTKAQKDDFDYRVTRHTMVHEQMSRFFTGFRRDAHPMAVMCGVVGALSAFYHDSTDISDPYQRMVASMRLIAKMPTIAAMAYKYHIGQPFIYPKNELNFAANFLHMCFAVPCEEYKINPVLARAMERIFILHADHEQNASTSTVRLAGSSGANPFACIAAGIACLWGPAHGGANEAALNMLGEIGHVDHIPEFIARAKDKNDPFRLMGFGHRVYKNYDPRAKIMQKTAHEVLGELGIKDDPLLDIAMELERIALTDSYFIEKKLYPNVDFYSGITLKALGFPTTMFTVLFAVARTVGWIAQWKEMIEDPHQKIGRPRQLYTGAPERDYVPIAKR, from the coding sequence ATGTCCGAAGCTGCGACAAAAATGGAATATGGCGGCAAAACCCACGCGTCGACTGCGAAACTTGAATTCGGCGGCAAAACTCACGAACTCAAGGTGCGAAGCGGTTCGGTCGGACCTGACGTCATCGATATCGGCTCGCTTTACAGCACCACCGGGGCCTTCACCTATGATCCCGGCTTCACGTCGACGGCAAGCTGCGAGTCGGAAATCACCTTCATCGATGGCGACGCCGGCATCCTTTTGCATCGCGGCTATCCGATCGACCAGTTGGCCGAGCACGGCGACTTCCTCGAAGTCTGCTATCTCTTGCTCTACGGCGAACTGCCGACCAAGGCGCAGAAGGACGATTTCGACTACCGGGTGACGCGCCACACCATGGTGCACGAGCAGATGTCGCGCTTCTTCACCGGCTTTCGCCGCGACGCCCACCCGATGGCGGTGATGTGCGGCGTGGTCGGCGCGCTGTCAGCCTTCTATCACGATTCCACCGACATCTCGGACCCCTACCAGCGCATGGTCGCGTCGATGCGGTTGATCGCCAAGATGCCGACGATCGCGGCGATGGCCTACAAATATCACATCGGCCAACCGTTCATTTACCCGAAGAACGAGCTGAATTTCGCGGCCAACTTCTTGCATATGTGTTTTGCCGTACCGTGCGAGGAATACAAGATCAACCCGGTGCTGGCGCGTGCGATGGAGCGCATCTTCATTCTGCACGCCGATCACGAGCAGAACGCCTCGACCTCGACCGTTCGCCTCGCCGGCTCGTCGGGCGCCAATCCGTTCGCCTGCATCGCCGCCGGCATCGCCTGCCTGTGGGGACCGGCCCATGGCGGCGCCAACGAGGCAGCCTTGAACATGCTGGGCGAAATCGGCCATGTCGACCACATCCCGGAATTCATCGCCCGCGCCAAGGATAAGAACGATCCGTTCCGATTGATGGGATTTGGCCACCGCGTCTACAAAAACTACGATCCGCGCGCCAAGATCATGCAGAAGACCGCACATGAGGTTTTGGGCGAACTCGGCATCAAGGACGATCCGCTGCTCGACATCGCCATGGAACTGGAAAGGATCGCCCTGACCGATTCCTATTTCATCGAGAAGAAGCTATATCCGAACGTCGATTTCTATTCCGGCATCACGCTGAAGGCGCTGGGCTTCCCCACCACCATGTTCACGGTGCTGTTCGCGGTCGCCCGCACCGTCGGCTGGATCGCGCAGTGGAAAGAGATGATCGAGGATCCGCATCAGAAGATCGGCCGCCCGCGCCAGCTCTACACAGGTGCGCCGGAACGGGATTATGTGCCGATTGCGAAACGGTAA